From Arcticibacter tournemirensis, one genomic window encodes:
- a CDS encoding NAD(P)H-dependent oxidoreductase, whose product MIIIDTALKRRAEERNPVKVAMVGSGFMGRGIALQICNYVSGMELVAIANRDVENARHAYAESGLANVHEVTSVSQLEENIRVGKYSITSDAALLCEAEGIDAIIEVTGAVEFGAGIALKAIQNKKHIILMNAELDGTVGPILKVYADKAGVVFTNSDGDQPGVTMNLYRFVKSLGVRPVLCGNIKGLHDPYRNPTTQEGFAKKWGQKPAMVSSFADGSKISFEQAIVANGTGMRVAKQGMHGIPVQPGTPLKEAIKLFPEEDLLEGPGIVDYLVGAEPGPGVFVIGTHDHPLQKHYLNLYKLGEGPLYLFYTPYHLCHFEVPHTVARAVIFHDATLAPLGRPFVEVVAVAKIDLKAGEEIDPIGHYMTYGLCENAEIRKQENLLPLGVAEGCLLRRDVAKDQVLTYDDVILPEGRLIDKLRKEQDEYFFKRPAEIPVAIPKIPERA is encoded by the coding sequence ATGATTATAATAGATACTGCTTTAAAAAGACGTGCTGAAGAAAGGAATCCTGTAAAAGTGGCTATGGTAGGTTCCGGTTTTATGGGACGAGGTATTGCGTTGCAGATCTGCAACTATGTTTCTGGAATGGAATTAGTTGCTATAGCTAACCGGGACGTAGAAAATGCAAGACATGCATATGCTGAATCAGGGTTGGCCAACGTTCATGAAGTAACTTCAGTTTCGCAACTTGAGGAAAATATACGTGTTGGCAAATACAGCATCACCAGCGATGCTGCGCTGCTATGCGAGGCGGAAGGAATAGACGCCATTATTGAGGTTACAGGTGCTGTTGAATTTGGTGCGGGCATTGCACTTAAAGCCATTCAGAATAAGAAACACATTATTTTAATGAATGCAGAATTGGACGGCACCGTTGGTCCGATATTAAAAGTGTATGCGGATAAAGCGGGGGTGGTGTTCACTAATTCTGACGGCGATCAGCCGGGTGTAACCATGAATCTTTACCGGTTCGTTAAGTCGCTTGGGGTCAGACCTGTTTTATGTGGTAATATTAAAGGTCTTCACGATCCATACCGCAATCCAACTACCCAGGAAGGATTTGCAAAAAAATGGGGACAGAAACCGGCAATGGTGTCGTCATTTGCTGATGGTAGCAAGATTTCCTTTGAGCAGGCTATTGTAGCGAATGGCACAGGAATGAGGGTTGCGAAACAAGGAATGCACGGCATTCCGGTACAGCCAGGCACTCCGTTAAAGGAAGCTATAAAGTTATTTCCCGAAGAAGATCTGCTCGAAGGTCCTGGCATTGTTGATTATCTTGTAGGTGCTGAGCCAGGCCCAGGCGTTTTTGTTATAGGCACTCATGATCATCCTCTGCAAAAGCACTATCTCAATCTATACAAGCTAGGAGAAGGCCCGTTGTACTTGTTTTATACACCGTATCATCTATGTCATTTTGAAGTGCCTCATACTGTGGCCCGCGCTGTAATTTTCCATGATGCCACATTGGCGCCTTTGGGTAGACCTTTCGTTGAAGTAGTTGCAGTTGCTAAGATCGACCTGAAGGCCGGAGAAGAAATTGATCCCATTGGGCATTATATGACTTACGGTCTGTGTGAAAATGCAGAAATAAGGAAACAGGAGAATTTACTGCCTCTGGGAGTAGCGGAGGGTTGCCTGCTGCGCCGTGACGTGGCTAAAGATCAGGTTCTGACCTATGATGATGTTATTCTGCCCGAAGGCCGCCTTATAGATAAACTACGTAAGGAACAAGATGAGTATTTTTTTAAAAGGCCTGCCGAAATACCGGTAGCAATTCCCAAAATACCGGAAAGAGCTTGA
- the rfbC gene encoding dTDP-4-dehydrorhamnose 3,5-epimerase: MIFTETKLKGSFVIDIKPIEDDRGFFARSFCHREFEGYKLNTNVVQTNLSFNKEKGTLRGLHTQFAPFEETKLVRCTRGSIYDVIVDLRNDSDTFLQWVGVELSEDNYRMLYVPEGFAHGFITLADNTDVTYQVTQYYTPGAERGYRWDDPAFDIEWPIEPKIISDKDKSHPFFRPIVHI, translated from the coding sequence ATGATCTTCACCGAAACCAAACTAAAAGGCTCATTCGTGATTGACATTAAACCAATTGAAGACGATCGTGGATTCTTTGCCAGATCGTTTTGCCATCGAGAATTCGAAGGATACAAATTAAATACGAATGTAGTTCAGACAAATCTAAGTTTCAATAAGGAAAAAGGAACGCTTCGAGGGCTACATACACAATTTGCCCCATTCGAAGAAACAAAACTCGTTCGATGCACGCGTGGAAGTATTTATGATGTTATAGTAGATCTGCGTAATGATTCAGATACTTTCCTGCAATGGGTAGGGGTGGAATTATCTGAAGATAACTATCGGATGTTGTACGTACCTGAAGGATTTGCGCATGGATTTATTACCCTGGCCGACAATACAGATGTAACCTATCAGGTAACCCAGTATTATACACCCGGTGCAGAACGGGGTTATCGTTGGGATGATCCAGCGTTTGATATTGAGTGGCCTATCGAACCGAAGATTATCTCTGACAAAGACAAATCTCACCCTTTTTTTAGACCTATTGTTCATATCTGA
- the rfbF gene encoding glucose-1-phosphate cytidylyltransferase, with the protein MKAVILAGGYGTRISEESGVRPKPMVEIGGKPVLWHIMKIYSCYGINDFIICCGYKGYVIKEYFANYFLNNSDVTFSMSDNSMEVHRTETEPWNVTLVNTGYNTMTGGRLKRVKDYIGDEAFCMTYGDGLSNVNIAELIDFHRSNGKLATLTAVQQPGRFGAFTLSSEETTINHFQEKPNGSEMPWINGGFFVLEPEVIDYIDDDSSIWEQQPLEMLARSGQLSAFRHTGFWQPMDTLRDKNVLQELWQNGKAPWHEQAILKQKLPVDVAHLNRLTI; encoded by the coding sequence ATGAAAGCAGTTATACTTGCAGGGGGCTACGGTACCCGTATCAGCGAAGAAAGTGGCGTTCGTCCAAAACCAATGGTTGAAATTGGGGGCAAGCCTGTGTTATGGCACATCATGAAAATTTATTCCTGTTATGGGATAAACGATTTTATCATCTGTTGTGGATATAAGGGCTATGTAATTAAAGAATATTTTGCGAATTATTTTCTTAACAATTCGGATGTCACATTTAGTATGTCTGACAATTCGATGGAAGTTCACAGAACTGAAACAGAACCCTGGAACGTCACACTGGTAAATACAGGATATAACACGATGACTGGCGGTCGTTTAAAACGGGTTAAAGACTACATAGGAGATGAAGCCTTTTGTATGACTTATGGCGACGGATTGAGTAATGTAAATATTGCTGAACTAATTGATTTTCACCGGTCAAATGGTAAGTTGGCTACACTCACGGCGGTTCAGCAACCAGGAAGGTTCGGTGCATTCACTTTATCGTCTGAAGAAACTACCATTAATCATTTTCAGGAAAAACCTAATGGATCGGAAATGCCCTGGATAAATGGCGGCTTCTTTGTATTAGAGCCGGAAGTGATCGACTATATAGATGATGACAGTTCTATATGGGAGCAGCAGCCTCTCGAAATGCTCGCCAGGAGCGGGCAGTTATCGGCCTTCCGCCATACCGGGTTTTGGCAGCCAATGGACACTTTGCGTGATAAGAACGTGTTACAGGAATTATGGCAGAACGGAAAAGCGCCCTGGCACGAACAAGCTATTTTAAAACAAAAGCTCCCGGTTGATGTGGCTCATTTAAATCGTCTGACTATCTAG
- a CDS encoding NAD-dependent epimerase/dehydratase family protein — protein MKILITGNMGYVGPGVVSQLRAAFPDSILIGYDMAYFATCLTNADVLPESKLDVQLMGDVREMPAEVLEGVDVVVHLAAISNDPMGNQYEDITMEVNYKSSLRIARLAKRAGVRAFIFASSCSVYGAGQDDAKAEGALLNPLTAYARSKESTEKALKQIAGDGFTVTCLRFATACGMSPRLRLDLVLNDFVASAVASGKITILSDGSPWRPLIHVRDMARAIEWAIGRPSIEETEFLAVNAGSNEWNYQIKDLAEAVAAVIPGIALSINKDAAPDKRSYRVNFDLFKSLAPNHQPLYLLHQTVVDLYEALVAMGFKNADFRDSRLMRLKVLTDLQNSKLVNSDLRWSDRSSKTEFSHSVIHNI, from the coding sequence GTGAAAATTTTAATAACCGGAAACATGGGGTATGTCGGGCCCGGTGTTGTAAGCCAGCTACGTGCTGCATTTCCCGATTCTATATTGATAGGTTACGATATGGCCTATTTCGCGACATGTTTAACAAACGCAGATGTTTTGCCTGAAAGTAAACTGGATGTGCAGTTGATGGGAGACGTAAGAGAAATGCCAGCTGAAGTTTTGGAGGGAGTGGATGTTGTGGTTCATCTGGCGGCCATATCGAATGATCCTATGGGTAATCAATATGAAGATATTACAATGGAGGTTAATTATAAGTCGAGTCTGCGTATAGCGCGTCTAGCAAAAAGAGCAGGAGTCAGAGCTTTCATATTTGCCTCCAGTTGCAGCGTTTACGGAGCTGGACAGGATGATGCGAAAGCAGAAGGAGCTTTGCTTAATCCGCTAACGGCTTATGCTCGTTCTAAGGAATCTACTGAGAAAGCACTGAAGCAGATTGCCGGAGACGGCTTTACTGTGACATGTTTACGGTTCGCCACTGCCTGCGGCATGAGTCCTCGCTTACGTCTCGATCTTGTTTTGAATGACTTTGTAGCGAGTGCCGTAGCGTCTGGTAAGATAACCATATTAAGCGATGGCAGTCCCTGGCGGCCGCTTATACACGTACGCGATATGGCAAGAGCTATCGAGTGGGCGATTGGCCGGCCCTCTATTGAAGAAACGGAGTTTCTGGCTGTAAATGCCGGTAGTAATGAGTGGAACTATCAGATAAAAGACCTCGCTGAAGCCGTAGCTGCCGTTATCCCTGGCATAGCGTTAAGTATCAATAAAGATGCTGCTCCTGATAAACGGTCATACAGAGTTAATTTCGATCTTTTTAAATCATTGGCTCCCAATCATCAGCCGCTTTATTTGTTGCATCAGACTGTTGTAGATCTGTATGAGGCACTTGTCGCAATGGGTTTTAAAAATGCAGATTTCAGAGACTCCCGGTTGATGCGTCTAAAAGTACTAACAGATTTACAGAACAGTAAACTCGTTAACAGCGATCTGCGGTGGAGCGATAGAAGTTCCAAAACAGAGTTTTCTCACTCAGTAATCCACAATATATAA